The following proteins come from a genomic window of Megalobrama amblycephala isolate DHTTF-2021 linkage group LG1, ASM1881202v1, whole genome shotgun sequence:
- the LOC125249358 gene encoding cytolytic toxin-alpha-like — MYYSVTTRYEHLTMSQLSHITYPQVFDQKTATHVVVAVLYGAQAVMVFDRTISDEEKKQEIEGKLNVMVQSISSFSIDGEGSVNMNEDDKKIVENTICTFYGDFLLEQNPTTYVEAIQTYKKLPELIKENPNSVVPIKVWLYPLHLLDNKAAQLEREITTSLVSSIEDIIEELGEAERTYNDLIKSAMVNAFSDIKKRLHSYQESFMIYKSRLLGEVGRILPAIRGGKMEEKSLEEFLKKHSRSPFNADMLNHWLHGAKSELDLLSSVTKSLEGIKIEGSYFPMTIFFYRNVDAVVCFTFTSLKYEDPYLSTLKEFLESDRHKELDGSNNTFSVKSLRKWFNDPKVIIKMIENVSQFRRFAEANKDDKSIRFIISAIPNPSIAGGSIYLYKKGQLTDTQFQPMSKPSPPIVKKVLPQGVTYKLQKSSSGERVQYRVEYKQVKSHSGAEEPWLFIETYDEDITLTGLESGKHYVIHYKIVAKVGLSEASDPVSVSLSAPPSRNVFSLDGFFISPEPMTWSDGRRFCRNHGGDLVIIKSEEKQVGLCK; from the exons ATGTATTACAGTGTAACCACAAGATATGAACATCTCACAATGTCCCAGCTGAGCCATATCACCTACCCTCAGGTGTTTGACCAGAAAACTGCAACTCATGTGGTCGTTGCTGTGCTGTATGGAGCTCAGGCCGTCATGGTATTTGATCGGACAATTTCAGATGAAGAAAAAAAGCAGGAGATTGAAGGAAAATTGAATGTCATGGTCCAGAGCATTTCTTCATTTTCCATTGATGGAGAAGGAtctgtaaatatgaatgaagaTGACAAGAAAATTGTTGAGAATACCATCTGCACATTTTATGGGGACTTCTTACTTGAGCAGAACCCCACCACATACGTAGAAGCCATACAGACATACAAGAAGCTCCCCGAACTGATAAAGGAGAATCCAAATAGTGTGGTTCCGATAAAAGTCTGGCTTTATCCTCTTCATCTACTGGACAATAAAGCAGCTCAGCTGGAGAGAGAAATCACTACAAGTCTGGTTTCCAGTATTGAAGATATAATCGAGGAGCTGGGAGAAGCAGAGAGGACATACAATGACCTGATCAAAAGTGCAATGGTCAATGCCTTcagtgacattaaaaagagGCTGCACTCATATCAGGAGTCATTTATGATTTACAAGTCAAGGCTTCTGGGAGAAGTTGGCAGGATCTTACCTGCTATTCGAGGAGGAAAGATGGAGGAGAAGTCTCTGGAAGAATTCCTGAAGAAGCACAGCAGATCCCCATTCAATGCTGACATGCTTAACCACTGGTTACATGGTGCAAAGTCTGAACTTGACCTCTTGAGTTCGGTCACTAAGTCATTGGAAGGGATCAAAATTGAAGGCTCATACTTTCCCATGACCATTTTCTTTTATCGTAACGTTGATGCAGTGGTGTGTTTCACGTTCACATCTCTGAAGTATGAAGACCCATATCTTTCAACCCTGAAAGAGTTTCTGGAATCTGACAGGCATAAAGAGCTAGACGGGAGTAATAATACGTTTTCTGTGAAATCTCTCAGAAAGTGGTTCAATGATCCCAAAGTCATAATAAAGATGATAGAGAATGTGTCTCAATTCAGGAGGTTTGCAGAAGCCAATAAAGATGATAAGAGTATCCGCTTCATTATTTCTGCCATCCCCAATCCCTCCATTGCAGGAGGCTCCATATATCTGTATAAAAAAGGGCAACTGACAGACACACAGTTCCAGCCCATGTCCAAGCCATCCCCACCAATAGTGAAGAAAGTCCTGCCCCAAGGTGTGACCTATAAACTGCAGAAGTCTTCATCTGGAGAGAGAGTGCAGTACAGAGTGGAGTACAAGCAGGTGAAATCACATTCTGGAGCTGAGGAACCATGGCTTTTTATAGAGACATATGATGAAGACATTACTCTGACTGGATTAGAGTCTGGAAAGCATTACGTGATCCACTACAAGATCGTTGCTAAAGTGGGATTGAGTGAAGCCAGTGACCCTGTTAGCGTTTCTCTTAGCGCTCCCCCTTCCA gAAATGTGTTTAGCTTGGATGGGTTTTTCATCTCCCCGGAACCGATGACCTGGTCTGATGGCAGACGGTTTTGCAGAAATCATGGTGGAGATCTGGTCATTATCAAGAGTGAAGAGAAGCAGGTGGGTTTGTGCAAGTGA